The Trichocoleus sp. sequence TCTGGGGCTTGCCTTTGCTCTTCCCGGACATATCGAACTAATTGCCGTCATTTTTGTCACGAACCTGCCCCTGCTCTTTGCCAGCACTGCCCTTGCTCCACTCTCTTTTATGCCGACCTGGTTGCAGTTTGTCGCCAGCCTTAACCCCCTTAGCTATGCGATCGAGCCGATTCGCTATGTTTACACGCACCCTTACTGGCTGTTCAGCAGTGTCGTGATGCAAACCCCTTTTGCCACTATCACCCTTGGCACAGCGCTCCTGGTGCTCCTGGGATTTAGCACGGTTGCCCTGCTGAGTATTCGTCCTTTGCTGCGGCGATCGTTTACGTAGGATTAGGGTTAGGTGGCAGCGGTTTTCAATCAGGAACAGGGATCAGGAAATAGATTCTTCGCTTCCCTGCGTCTTTTTATATCTAAATTGGGAGCAATTCCCCCGATCGCTTCGTCCTACACTTGCAGCACAACGCTATTTTTAAAGCACTGAATTGAGAGGGTCATGATGAAAAGAGTTATTCCCTGTGTTCAAGAGATGCCCCGGCTTTTCGCTCGATCGATTGCCTGCGGGCTAAGCATTGCAGGTGTTTTGCTGCTGGCTCACCCGGGTTTAGCACAGCAAACATCGACACAGCTACAGCCTTTACCTGGGTTGGGCGGCAGTGACAGCACCAATGGAGCCTTCTCTGCCGATGGACTAAACATGTACGATCTGTTCCATCAGTTGAGCACAGGACCACTGCCCAGCATGTCTGATTTTCGACAGGAACAGCAGCAGCACATCAATTCTGCGGCTGAAGATTTTCGGACTCGTCAGATGCAACGCCTGCAACAGCAAAATCAGGCTCAGCCCACTTCAGTCAGCCCATCTACCTCGATGCAACAGCCGCTACCAGTTCAGGGACAGGGGAATTAGGTGTGGCTGAATTACCCACTCAGGCAGCGAAGGTGCTGCGGTTCTGGTTTGGCGACCCAGACAGCAAGGATACGAGCTACAAACAGCGACGTAAACTCTGGTTTGGCAAAGACCCAGAATTCGATCGCGCCGTGATTGAACGGTTTCGTCCGCTTCACAACCGGGCTGTTGCTGGAATGTTAGACAGTTGGCAAACTGCGCCACTGACAGCCTTGGCACTGGTGATTGTATTTGATCAGTTTCCCCGAAATATGTTTCGCGGTACGCCCGAAGCTTTCGCGACGGACAGTCAGGCACTAGCCGTTGCTAAAGGGGCGATCGAGCTGGGATTTGGGCAATTTTTGGAGCCGATCCAGCGTATCTTTCTCTATCTGCCGCTTGAGCATAGCGAAAATCTGGAAGACCAGAATGAAGCGGTAGCACTCTATCAAATTCTTTGCGACACGAATCCTGAACTCTCAGATACGTTCGACTCTGCTGTTCGTCATCAAGCTGTTATTAAGCAGTTCGGGCGCTTTCCCCACCGTAACGCCATCCTGGGTAGAGAAAGCACTCCTGAAGAAGTTGATTTTTTGCAGCAGCCCGGCTCTTCCTTCTAGCTTTGCTCTGCTGGTTCTGGAGCCGCAATCAACGCCACACTGATTTGATCCTCATCAGTTTGGTTGATCTCCACTCGCAAGCCAGGACCAAAAAATCTGGCAATTTTTTCTTGCTTCTCTTGCCAGGTTGTGAGAGGAATCATTGGAGACTCAAACTCCAGCACCAGCGCATAAGCACCGTCTCGCTCTTGCTCTGAGATGCCGGACAAGGTAGGGCATTCATCATCACTGGGGCTTAAACCCAAATATTTCAAGGAACTATCGAGGTGTGCCTCTTGCCCATAGCGATAACGAGTGACATCTTTACGGATTTGATTTTGAGTAGCAGTGGCTTGCTGTTCTCGAAGGGCAAGGATTTCTGGGGTTGTGGGGATGGTGTAAGGTGCAGGTTTCAGCTCTGCAACTCGGAGGGCTAAACCACCCAACAGTAAAGGAATTCCATAAAAGAACCCAACTAGATTGAGCGTTGCATTTTGACCAAAGTAAGCGGCAAATCCCACCACCGATAAGATACCGCCGACAACTAAGCCCAGTGTTCCAAGAGAAATTTGGCGTAACATATTTTTGAGTCCAGCAATCTTGTTTACAATTATTCACTATCTTGGTGACTCGTGACGGATTGCTTTAGTAGCTTACGGAGCGTAATTTATGTCAGAAACCCCAATCGACCCACAATCTCTGCGCGATCGATTTAGAACCATTGAAGGCAAGCGCGATTCTTTGCTGCGACTGCTAGAACAGCCCGACCTGGGAACTTTACGCATTGATGTCAATCAAGCATTGGAAGAAATTGATGATTTGATTGAAGAGTTCCAGCGAACTTTCCCGAACGAAGCATAAGAGAGCAGTTTACCTGGGACGTATGCCGTGATGGGTTCGGTGAACAGCGATCGGTTTAGCCCACTGTCTCTGCTGCTTAAAGCTTTTTAAGATCGCAATGGAGGATGTCAGCTTAGGTTAGTCTAGATAACTGGGGTTAATTGCCCCACTTTTTGATTCATCCATTCGATCGCACCTTCATTGCACTTTCTATGACCCAAACGTATCAGGTTGAAATTCTCCACCAAGGAGCCAGTCATACGCTCGCAGTTCCCGCAGATCAAACCGTACTAGAGGCAGCACTTGCCGCCGGGCTCGATCTACCTTCCTCCTGTAATGCTGGAGTTTGTACGACCTGTGCCGCCCAGGTTTTATCAGGAGCTATCGATCAAACCGATGGGATGGGCATTAGTCCAGCGCTGCAGGAACAGGGTTATGCGCTGCTCTGTGTCGCTTATCCTCGCTCAGATCTGAAGATTGAAACCGAGAAAGAAGACATTGTTTATCAATTGCAGTTTGGTCAGTTTCAAGAAAGTAAATCCAAAAAGTGATCACCCACTTTGTGACGCTGGAAATCCCCCTGGCAGATAATCCGGCTGAGCTGCGGCGATCGATCCTCTCTGCTCTGCAACAGCAGGGGGAGCCTTTGCGTTGGGCAATTACTGGAATTGAAACCGATCGCCAGATCATTCAGGTTGAAGCGGTTGTGCTGGCTGCCACTGAATTTCGTCCGCTTGTCAATCCTTTGATTAACGTGAGAACTGTTTGAGCTTGCGTCCCTATACTGTTGTTTTAATTGTGCCAACGGGCATTGGAGCTTCGATTGGGGGCTATGCTGGCGATGCGCTGCCTGTCGTTCGTGCCCTGTCTCAGGTTGCCGATCGCGTGGTGACTCATCCCAATGTGATGAATGGAGCCTCGCTGTATTGGTCGTTGCCAAATGCGCTCTATGTTGAGGGCTATGGACTGGATCAGTTTGCGGCAAACCAGTGGGGCTTGCGTCCGGTGCATCAAAATCGCATTGGCATTGTGCTGGATCAGGGCATCGAACCGGACTTGCGGCTGCGACATCTTCAGGCGGCGGATGCAACAAGAGCAACGCTGGGCTTAAATTTGACGGATTATGTCGTGACCGATGCACCGCTAGGCGTAGAACTGCGAACGGCGGGTTCTGGAGCGACCTGGGGAACCATCCAAAAGCCTGATAGCCTGCTGCGGGCGGTCGAGAAGCTGATCACCCAAGCGAAAGCAGAAGCGATTGCTGTCATTGCGCGCTTTCCAGATGATCCGGGGACAGAAGCGCTGATGCTCTATCGTCAGGGGCAGGGAGTTGATCCGTTAGCCGGAGCGGAAGCCGTGATCAGCCACCTTGTAGTACGAACCTTTCATATTCCCTGCGCCCATGCTCCAGCCCTGATGCCCCTCCCCCTCGACCCGTCGCTTTCACCCCGATCGGCAGCCGAAGAATTGGGCTACACATTTCTCCCCTGCGTTTTAGTGGGCTTGAGTCGTGCCCCGCAATTTGTAACGCAATCTGCTACTGAGAAAGATCGATCGCCTCAGCCCAACGGGGCAAATCAGATTTGGGCAGATGAAATTGATGCTTTGGTTGTTCCGGCATCCGCCTGTGGCGGCAGTGCTGTTTTGAGCCTTAGCCAAACTGCAACCCAAATCATTGCAGTGCAGGAAAATCAAACTCGGCTCAAGGTTCCGGCAGCGGCTCTTGGAATCCCGGCAATTGAAGTCGGTTCTTATTTAGAAGCGATCGGTGCTCTGGTGGCTCATCGAGCGGGAATTAGCCCGCTATCTCTCCGTCCTCATCTAGCAAATTTGAAAGCATTGTAAGCTAGAGGCAGATCAGGGCATAACGCCCAAAAATGATTTGCACTCATGATTCTAAAGCGACAACGTGTCTGAACAACCCCCCTCGAATCCGAGTCCAAACCCTGAAGTTGAACCACTCAGCCGTGTGCAAATTTTGACGGCAATGGGCGTGACAGCGATCGTTTTGCTGTTGGCTTCCCGTCTTTGGATGCTGTTTGATCCGGTAGCAATCCTGCCTGTGCGCTGGTCATTAGCCGCTTTGCTCTGGGGTTTCAGCCTGGGAATTGGTATTACGATCGCCAGTTCTTTGATCTATCGCCTCTGGGCTGATTATCGCCGCAGCGCAGATTACTATTTAGAACTCATCATTAAACCTCTAGCCGTGCCTGATTTAGTTTGGCTGGGGCTATTACCTGGGCTGAGCGAAGAACTGCTGTTTCGAGGAGTGATGCTACCGTCGATCGGGCTAACCTGGTTTGGGCTAATTATTTCTAGTCTTTGTTTTGGAGTACTGCACTTTAGCGGTAGCCAGCAGTGGCCTTATGTCATCTGGGCAACCATTATTGGGCTGGTTCTGGGATGGGGTGCCTGGGAAACTGGCAATCTTCTGGTGCCGATCGTGGCTCACATCAGCACAAATCTGATTTCAAGCTGCCTTTGGAAGATCAAAACATCTTCCTACAATTAATTCTGTCAAGGTGCCAATGATACGAACCTCTTCTAAGAGGCTACTCTTCAGATACAGAAACTCGGCGAATGCAGCCATCCTCGATCGCGTCTGCCAATACCCTCAGAATGGTCAGATGGCGATCGGACAGGTTGGGCTGTGCTGCGATCTGATCAACCTGAGCTTGCAGGAAGGGTGTAATTTCTCCCAGTTCTAAAGCAGTTCGGACACAAGCTTCTAGTGTATCTGGGTGGTGAAGGGCAGAGATAGGCATTGCTGTAGCTGCTTCAAGTTCATTTTCAGGCGGTGAAGTTCTAGCTTCAGTCACTCGCTTATGCATTCCAGATCAGGATTATAGAGATTGGAATTAGTCTATCAAGGCATTGCCTGGTTAGATTGCTACAACCCTTAATCAGGCACAATACTAGACATAACTTGATGATTAGTTTTGTAGAACCATCTGCGCCCTGCTCCGCTGCTGCCAAAGTTGATCGACCGTTGCAAACTGATAGCCTTTTTCCAGAAGTTGGGGAATGAGGAGCATCGCTGTCTCGGCTGCATCTTCTCCGCCTGAATAGCCATCATGCA is a genomic window containing:
- a CDS encoding DUF924 family protein, which produces MAELPTQAAKVLRFWFGDPDSKDTSYKQRRKLWFGKDPEFDRAVIERFRPLHNRAVAGMLDSWQTAPLTALALVIVFDQFPRNMFRGTPEAFATDSQALAVAKGAIELGFGQFLEPIQRIFLYLPLEHSENLEDQNEAVALYQILCDTNPELSDTFDSAVRHQAVIKQFGRFPHRNAILGRESTPEEVDFLQQPGSSF
- a CDS encoding CPBP family intramembrane glutamic endopeptidase, with amino-acid sequence MSEQPPSNPSPNPEVEPLSRVQILTAMGVTAIVLLLASRLWMLFDPVAILPVRWSLAALLWGFSLGIGITIASSLIYRLWADYRRSADYYLELIIKPLAVPDLVWLGLLPGLSEELLFRGVMLPSIGLTWFGLIISSLCFGVLHFSGSQQWPYVIWATIIGLVLGWGAWETGNLLVPIVAHISTNLISSCLWKIKTSSYN
- a CDS encoding DUF2854 domain-containing protein translates to MLRQISLGTLGLVVGGILSVVGFAAYFGQNATLNLVGFFYGIPLLLGGLALRVAELKPAPYTIPTTPEILALREQQATATQNQIRKDVTRYRYGQEAHLDSSLKYLGLSPSDDECPTLSGISEQERDGAYALVLEFESPMIPLTTWQEKQEKIARFFGPGLRVEINQTDEDQISVALIAAPEPAEQS
- a CDS encoding DUF3326 domain-containing protein; the encoded protein is MRPYTVVLIVPTGIGASIGGYAGDALPVVRALSQVADRVVTHPNVMNGASLYWSLPNALYVEGYGLDQFAANQWGLRPVHQNRIGIVLDQGIEPDLRLRHLQAADATRATLGLNLTDYVVTDAPLGVELRTAGSGATWGTIQKPDSLLRAVEKLITQAKAEAIAVIARFPDDPGTEALMLYRQGQGVDPLAGAEAVISHLVVRTFHIPCAHAPALMPLPLDPSLSPRSAAEELGYTFLPCVLVGLSRAPQFVTQSATEKDRSPQPNGANQIWADEIDALVVPASACGGSAVLSLSQTATQIIAVQENQTRLKVPAAALGIPAIEVGSYLEAIGALVAHRAGISPLSLRPHLANLKAL
- a CDS encoding 2Fe-2S iron-sulfur cluster-binding protein, encoding MTQTYQVEILHQGASHTLAVPADQTVLEAALAAGLDLPSSCNAGVCTTCAAQVLSGAIDQTDGMGISPALQEQGYALLCVAYPRSDLKIETEKEDIVYQLQFGQFQESKSKK